One window of Chloroflexota bacterium genomic DNA carries:
- a CDS encoding MerR family transcriptional regulator: MIAGGTDMEDELEQFKVEVEKWGQLQGEEREKQLDKLLSFPSNKAWLESDEGKKVKEDAEREDDVRGVVLWQSPLHRQYLKTKEGQDWLWKTVSDAVHEDIDTFASGLDEAPAEEGKDFNIGLRLKMLMEELAPLYHKDFKGNAIWKSASAMAEARGELLKRAQALRSAQRLYETAQLSYAEAVFELYETFLSGAFLRPYSGDISRDPVLWFHPAETILEQAKANGWEVTLSALQYYVKQGLIPKPIRVGLRGKALYGPTTLPRLGLILKCSKEGMTLAEIKKVMPESLKATLEANPKRPEVKGLLRLARAK; encoded by the coding sequence ATGATCGCTGGAGGAACCGATATGGAAGATGAGCTTGAGCAGTTCAAAGTCGAAGTCGAGAAGTGGGGGCAACTCCAAGGCGAAGAGAGGGAAAAGCAACTGGACAAGTTGCTGTCCTTTCCGAGTAACAAGGCGTGGTTGGAGAGCGACGAGGGGAAGAAGGTAAAGGAAGATGCTGAGAGAGAGGATGATGTAAGGGGAGTGGTGTTGTGGCAATCACCTCTGCATCGCCAATATCTGAAAACCAAGGAAGGCCAGGACTGGCTGTGGAAGACAGTGAGCGATGCTGTACATGAAGACATAGACACATTCGCAAGCGGATTGGATGAGGCACCAGCCGAGGAAGGAAAGGACTTCAACATCGGGCTGCGGCTGAAGATGCTCATGGAAGAATTGGCCCCGCTTTATCACAAGGACTTCAAAGGCAATGCCATCTGGAAATCAGCCAGCGCAATGGCAGAGGCACGCGGTGAGCTGTTGAAGCGCGCACAAGCCCTGAGATCCGCCCAGAGGCTCTATGAGACAGCGCAACTCAGTTATGCAGAAGCGGTATTCGAGTTGTATGAGACATTCCTCTCAGGGGCATTCCTACGTCCGTACAGTGGCGATATTAGCCGTGACCCGGTCCTGTGGTTCCATCCGGCAGAGACGATACTTGAACAAGCCAAGGCTAACGGTTGGGAAGTTACCCTATCGGCCCTCCAATACTACGTCAAACAAGGGCTGATCCCTAAACCTATTCGTGTCGGTTTGAGGGGAAAGGCGCTATACGGACCGACCACATTGCCCAGGCTAGGCCTAATCCTAAAGTGCAGCAAGGAAGGAATGACTCTGGCGGAAATAAAGAAGGTGATGCCAGAGTCACTCAAGGCGACACTCGAAGCGAACCCGAAGAGACCAGAGGTTAAAGGTCTGTTGAGGCTGGCCAGGGCAAAGTGA